One Gordonia sp. SID5947 genomic region harbors:
- a CDS encoding nitroreductase family deazaflavin-dependent oxidoreductase: MKIPSAVARFNKVVTNPIQRQWAPRLAPWAMIEHVGRKSGRKYTIPVLAWVDGDRLSIVLTYGRDTDWVRNVQAAGEFAIVRKSKHHKIVRPRIIPSDSPDVARGARPFARFFDSVLTGTVVDG, from the coding sequence ATGAAGATCCCCAGTGCGGTAGCTCGTTTCAACAAGGTGGTCACCAATCCGATCCAGCGTCAATGGGCGCCACGCCTCGCTCCGTGGGCGATGATCGAGCACGTCGGTCGCAAATCCGGTAGGAAATACACGATTCCGGTGCTGGCGTGGGTCGATGGCGACCGGCTGTCCATCGTTCTGACCTACGGTCGCGACACCGATTGGGTACGCAACGTGCAGGCCGCCGGCGAGTTCGCGATCGTCCGAAAGTCGAAGCACCACAAGATCGTCAGGCCGAGGATCATCCCCTCGGACTCCCCCGACGTCGCCCGGGGCGCGCGTCCATTCGCACGCTTCTTCGATTCCGTGCTGACCGGGACGGTCGTCGATGGCTGA
- the purE gene encoding 5-(carboxyamino)imidazole ribonucleotide mutase — protein MIMGSDSDWPTMEAAAEALAEFGVPFEVGVVSAHRTPQRMLDYAAGAAARGISVIIAGAGGAAHLPGMVASATPLPVIGVPVQLRTLDGLDSLLSIVQMPAGVPVATVSIGGARNAGLLAIRILASSDAGLRSRMEDFQKGLETMVLEKDQALRDRLLGNG, from the coding sequence CTGATCATGGGCAGTGATTCGGACTGGCCGACGATGGAGGCCGCCGCCGAGGCATTGGCGGAGTTCGGCGTGCCCTTCGAGGTCGGTGTCGTCTCGGCGCACCGGACACCTCAGCGCATGCTCGACTACGCGGCCGGTGCGGCTGCGCGCGGCATCTCGGTGATCATCGCGGGCGCCGGCGGTGCCGCCCACCTGCCCGGCATGGTTGCGTCGGCGACGCCGCTCCCGGTGATCGGCGTCCCCGTGCAACTGCGCACCCTCGACGGCCTGGACTCGTTGTTGTCCATCGTGCAGATGCCCGCCGGCGTTCCGGTGGCAACGGTGTCGATCGGTGGCGCACGCAACGCAGGACTTCTGGCGATCCGGATTCTCGCGTCGTCGGATGCCGGATTGCGTTCGCGCATGGAGGATTTTCAGAAAGGTCTGGAAACCATGGTGCTCGAGAAGGATCAGGCGCTGCGCGACCGATTGCTCGGGAACGGCTGA
- a CDS encoding dienelactone hydrolase family protein, with translation MAEARTTDDPLDDFTARDVTIGSTTHRVYTQGSGPAVIVIAEMPGISPKVADFARKIAGRGLTAVMPSLFGVDGQDPRPSNLGVVGAAKNMYGTMMRACISREFTVLATGKASPVADWLRGLAADEHERCGGPGVGAVGMCFTGGFALAMATDDRLLAPVLSQPSLPFGIIPSRNRSIDISDADLAVVKTRCAAGLQVMGLRFEGDRLSPPGRFDFLREQLGDAFLAVELPDSAANPDSMLPRPHSVLTEDLIDEPGQPTYDTREQVLDFFVEKLLPTSM, from the coding sequence ATGGCTGAGGCCCGCACCACCGACGACCCGCTCGACGATTTCACCGCGCGCGACGTGACGATCGGGAGCACGACCCATCGTGTGTACACACAGGGTTCCGGTCCCGCGGTGATCGTGATCGCCGAGATGCCGGGGATCAGTCCCAAGGTTGCCGACTTCGCGCGCAAGATCGCCGGCAGGGGCCTGACCGCGGTGATGCCCTCGCTGTTCGGGGTGGACGGTCAAGACCCGCGACCATCGAACCTCGGCGTCGTCGGTGCCGCAAAGAACATGTACGGCACCATGATGCGCGCCTGCATCAGCCGTGAGTTCACCGTGCTGGCCACCGGTAAGGCCTCGCCCGTGGCCGACTGGCTGCGCGGTCTCGCCGCCGACGAACACGAGCGTTGCGGCGGACCCGGTGTGGGCGCCGTGGGGATGTGCTTCACCGGCGGATTCGCGCTCGCCATGGCGACCGACGACCGGTTGCTGGCGCCCGTCCTGTCCCAGCCGTCACTCCCCTTCGGCATCATCCCGTCGCGCAATCGCTCGATCGACATCAGCGACGCCGACCTCGCCGTGGTCAAAACCCGCTGCGCCGCCGGCCTACAAGTGATGGGCCTGCGTTTCGAGGGCGACCGTCTCTCTCCCCCGGGCCGATTCGATTTCCTCCGAGAGCAACTCGGCGATGCCTTCCTCGCCGTCGAGTTGCCGGATTCGGCGGCGAACCCCGACTCGATGCTGCCGAGACCACATTCGGTGTTGACGGAGGACCTGATCGACGAGCCCGGGCAACCGACATACGACACCCGGGAACAGGTCCTCGACTTCTTCGTCGAGAAGCTGCTGCCGACGTCGATGTGA
- a CDS encoding 5-(carboxyamino)imidazole ribonucleotide synthase, translated as MPTRSETGMPTRSETGMPTVTMIGGGQLARMTHQAAIALGQCLRVLAGSADDPAAQVSADVVIGSHDDLADLREAAHGAVALTFDHEGVPLAHLQALEAEGVAVRPPSAALHFAQDKLAMRIRLAELGLPVPDFADLTGDRGAARERFVDFGDRHGWSVVLKAIRGGYDGRGVWLIDDRDVALSLFDEQVDAGVDLIVEQKVSMRRELSAMIARSPFGQGGAWPVVETVQRKGQCAVVLAPAPDLSEEVAAEAQQMSLRLAAELGVVGVMAMELFETTDGTLLVNELAMRPHNSGHWTMDGAVTSQFEQHLRAVLDYPLGDTAARAPVTVMANILGSAQAPSMSMDERLHHLMARMPDAKVHLYGKGERPDRKIGHVNIVGTDSDSVAEVRERAERAAHWMSDAEWTDGWDVHS; from the coding sequence ATGCCGACCCGGTCGGAGACCGGCATGCCGACCCGGTCGGAGACCGGCATGCCAACCGTGACGATGATCGGTGGCGGTCAGCTCGCCCGGATGACCCACCAGGCAGCGATCGCGCTGGGGCAGTGTCTCCGGGTGTTGGCCGGGAGCGCCGACGATCCGGCCGCACAGGTCAGCGCGGACGTGGTGATCGGTTCCCACGACGACCTGGCGGATCTGCGCGAGGCCGCTCACGGTGCGGTCGCGCTGACGTTCGACCATGAGGGCGTACCGCTGGCGCACCTGCAGGCCCTGGAGGCGGAGGGGGTGGCCGTGCGGCCGCCCTCGGCGGCGCTGCACTTCGCCCAGGACAAGCTCGCGATGCGGATACGGCTCGCCGAATTGGGCCTGCCGGTTCCGGACTTCGCCGATCTGACCGGCGACCGTGGCGCCGCGCGTGAGCGCTTCGTGGATTTCGGTGACAGGCACGGCTGGTCGGTGGTTCTCAAGGCGATTCGTGGTGGCTATGACGGCCGCGGAGTGTGGCTGATCGACGACCGCGACGTGGCGCTCTCGTTGTTCGACGAACAGGTCGATGCCGGCGTCGACCTCATCGTCGAGCAGAAGGTGTCGATGCGGCGTGAGCTCTCCGCGATGATCGCTCGTTCACCCTTCGGGCAGGGCGGCGCGTGGCCCGTGGTCGAGACGGTCCAGCGGAAAGGGCAGTGTGCCGTGGTGCTCGCACCGGCGCCGGACCTGTCGGAAGAGGTTGCAGCCGAGGCACAGCAGATGTCGTTGCGGCTGGCCGCCGAACTCGGGGTCGTCGGTGTGATGGCGATGGAGTTGTTCGAGACCACCGACGGGACGTTGCTGGTGAACGAGCTGGCGATGCGACCGCACAACAGCGGGCACTGGACCATGGACGGTGCCGTCACCTCGCAATTCGAACAACATCTGCGCGCGGTCCTCGACTATCCGCTCGGCGACACCGCTGCGCGGGCGCCTGTCACCGTGATGGCGAACATCCTGGGTTCCGCGCAGGCGCCGTCGATGTCGATGGACGAACGCCTGCATCACCTGATGGCGCGCATGCCCGACGCCAAGGTGCATCTGTACGGTAAGGGCGAGCGTCCCGATCGAAAGATCGGTCACGTCAACATTGTTGGTACGGACTCCGATTCGGTGGCCGAGGTCCGGGAGCGCGCCGAGCGTGCCGCGCACTGGATGTCGGATGCCGAATGGACCGATGGATGGGATGTGCACTCATGA
- a CDS encoding Maf family protein: MTTVSVVLGSASPARLRVLRAAGLDPRVIVSDVDEDAVLDALPDAPPEQVVVRLAGAKSDAVVAAILAGDDHAGDTVVLTCDSMLLFDGALSGKPHTVDVARDRWRRMRGRSAELLTGHWVSRIEGSRVVGTANASAATTIHFADIDDATIDAYAATGEPLAVAGAFTLDGLGGWFVEAIDGDPSSVIGIGLPTVRRLLADVGVDVTTLWHLP, from the coding sequence GTGACCACCGTCTCGGTGGTGCTCGGATCCGCGTCGCCTGCCCGGCTGCGGGTGCTGCGGGCCGCCGGGCTGGACCCGCGGGTGATCGTCTCCGACGTCGACGAGGACGCAGTACTCGACGCCCTGCCCGATGCGCCACCCGAGCAGGTGGTGGTACGCCTCGCGGGCGCCAAGTCGGACGCCGTGGTCGCCGCGATACTCGCGGGCGACGACCACGCGGGCGATACGGTGGTGCTGACCTGTGACTCCATGCTGCTGTTCGACGGTGCGCTCAGCGGGAAGCCGCACACCGTGGACGTGGCGCGCGACCGGTGGCGGCGGATGCGGGGGCGGTCCGCGGAACTGTTGACCGGACACTGGGTCTCGCGCATCGAGGGGTCCCGCGTCGTCGGTACGGCGAACGCATCAGCGGCCACCACGATCCACTTCGCCGACATCGACGACGCGACCATCGACGCCTACGCGGCGACCGGTGAGCCGCTCGCGGTCGCGGGCGCGTTCACCCTCGACGGCCTCGGCGGCTGGTTCGTGGAGGCCATCGACGGCGATCCCTCATCGGTGATCGGGATCGGACTGCCGACGGTTCGTCGGCTCCTCGCCGACGTGGGAGTCGACGTGACGACGTTGTGGCATCTCCCCTGA
- a CDS encoding YdcF family protein, whose amino-acid sequence MAAAPAQASPTTMFNGLMSTVGGCQTPIPELVKWCTDTERLTPEVPMMLQLNPFGTRIVILGAGLNRDGSMPPVLVTRLQAGLSLARGFPPAGIITTGGLPKAGRTEAQAMRSWLIAHGVPAARIATENRSRTTVENARYTARMLAAGRATGAVVVSSPSHVRRAMLNFRTAVNGSIPVAGVISGYTNGAAPPVGSGSGSFGSS is encoded by the coding sequence ATGGCAGCCGCACCCGCGCAGGCGTCACCGACCACGATGTTCAACGGCCTGATGTCGACTGTCGGCGGCTGTCAGACCCCGATCCCCGAACTGGTCAAGTGGTGCACCGACACCGAGCGCCTGACGCCCGAGGTCCCGATGATGCTCCAGCTGAATCCATTCGGCACCCGGATCGTCATCCTCGGCGCAGGTCTGAATCGAGACGGCTCGATGCCGCCCGTACTGGTCACACGGCTACAAGCAGGTCTGTCGCTGGCGCGGGGATTCCCGCCGGCCGGCATCATCACCACGGGTGGCCTCCCGAAGGCGGGCCGGACCGAGGCTCAGGCGATGCGGTCGTGGCTCATCGCCCACGGCGTGCCGGCCGCCCGGATAGCCACCGAGAACCGGTCACGCACAACGGTGGAGAACGCTCGATACACCGCCCGGATGCTGGCCGCCGGCCGGGCGACGGGCGCGGTGGTGGTCAGCAGTCCGAGCCACGTCAGGCGCGCGATGCTGAACTTCCGCACCGCGGTCAACGGCTCGATCCCGGTGGCCGGGGTGATCTCGGGATACACCAACGGCGCTGCCCCACCCGTCGGATCCGGGAGCGGGTCGTTCGGGTCGAGTTGA
- a CDS encoding GtrA family protein, which yields MPFIDELVARLPAPVRQLAMRHHELIKFALVGGTTFVFDLAIFYLLTFTVLEPKPVVARIISGTLATILNYILNREWAFKNRGGRERHHEALIFFVISGVGVILAAAPLWVANNVFDLRSNLSVTELVIVDFILGFLIGNLLQMAFRFWALRKFAFPEDLLRGGDAGSTDLHPTAEELNDEELGHA from the coding sequence GTGCCCTTTATCGACGAGCTGGTCGCTCGACTACCCGCGCCGGTTCGACAGCTCGCGATGCGCCACCACGAACTCATCAAGTTCGCCCTCGTCGGCGGCACCACTTTCGTCTTCGACCTGGCGATCTTCTACCTGTTGACGTTCACCGTCCTGGAGCCCAAACCCGTCGTCGCGCGGATCATCTCCGGAACCCTGGCGACGATCCTCAACTACATACTCAACCGCGAATGGGCGTTCAAGAACCGCGGCGGCCGTGAGCGGCATCATGAGGCGTTGATCTTCTTCGTGATCAGCGGTGTCGGAGTGATCCTGGCCGCCGCGCCGCTCTGGGTGGCCAACAACGTGTTCGACCTGCGTAGCAATCTGAGCGTCACCGAACTGGTCATCGTGGACTTCATCCTCGGATTCCTCATCGGCAATCTGCTCCAGATGGCCTTCCGGTTCTGGGCTCTGCGCAAATTCGCCTTCCCCGAGGATCTGCTGCGCGGTGGCGACGCCGGCTCCACCGACCTGCATCCGACCGCGGAGGAGCTCAACGATGAGGAACTCGGTCACGCGTGA
- a CDS encoding biotin--[acetyl-CoA-carboxylase] ligase, translating into MTLDGAALVENLADTCWHTVEVVESTGSTNADLIARAASEEIGGTVRVTTDQTTGRGRHARVWSAPAGGQLAMSSAVAVGGDTEHLGWLSLIAGLAVARAVEAVAGRRPTLKWPNDVLVDDRKIAGILSEYTQTPTGGVAVIGVGLNTAMTEDQLPVPTATSLLIVTGDEVAPADIAEQFLRALSELLALWPADVDRLADMYRDRSDTLGRRVRLVLPGDNELVGTAVRIDRTGRIVIDVDGREVVAAAGDVTHLRPID; encoded by the coding sequence ATGACCCTGGATGGCGCTGCGCTCGTGGAGAATCTCGCTGACACCTGCTGGCACACGGTCGAGGTGGTCGAGTCGACGGGTTCGACGAATGCCGACCTGATCGCCCGGGCCGCGTCCGAGGAGATCGGTGGGACGGTTCGTGTCACCACCGACCAGACGACCGGGCGTGGGCGTCACGCACGGGTCTGGTCGGCACCGGCCGGTGGCCAACTCGCCATGTCGTCGGCTGTCGCAGTCGGCGGCGACACGGAGCATCTCGGCTGGTTGTCGCTGATCGCCGGTCTGGCGGTCGCCCGGGCGGTGGAGGCCGTCGCGGGCCGGCGGCCGACCCTCAAGTGGCCGAACGACGTCCTTGTCGACGACCGGAAGATCGCCGGCATCCTCTCCGAGTACACGCAGACGCCCACGGGCGGGGTGGCGGTCATCGGTGTCGGGCTCAACACGGCGATGACCGAAGATCAACTGCCGGTGCCGACGGCGACCTCACTCCTGATCGTCACCGGGGACGAGGTGGCACCTGCCGACATCGCCGAACAGTTCCTGCGGGCCCTGTCCGAGCTGTTGGCACTGTGGCCCGCCGACGTCGACAGGCTGGCGGACATGTACCGCGACCGCAGCGACACTCTCGGCCGACGGGTGCGGTTGGTGCTCCCGGGGGACAACGAGTTGGTGGGCACCGCCGTCCGCATCGATCGCACCGGGCGGATCGTGATCGACGTCGACGGCCGAGAGGTGGTGGCGGCCGCCGGGGACGTCACCCACCTGCGGCCGATCGACTGA
- a CDS encoding response regulator transcription factor: MTDVLLAEDDVAIAEPLARALTREGYGCQVVTDGAEALDQAMDNRFELLILDLGLPEIDGLEVCRRIRTARPQLAVLMLTARTDEVDFVVGLDAGADDYVGKPFRLAELLARVRALLRRQQSADVVLDGGDIQLDTRGRRVLVDGADLVLANREFDLLRFLMERPGQVVSRDEILTEVWGSADLRSSKTLDMHISWLRRKIGDDQHDRQRHIVTVRGVGFRFDP, from the coding sequence GTGACCGATGTACTGCTGGCCGAGGACGATGTCGCCATCGCCGAACCGCTGGCGCGCGCACTCACGCGCGAGGGGTATGGCTGCCAGGTGGTCACCGACGGGGCCGAAGCGTTAGACCAGGCGATGGACAACCGCTTCGAGTTGCTCATCCTCGATCTCGGCCTGCCCGAGATCGACGGTCTCGAGGTGTGCCGACGCATCCGGACCGCGCGACCCCAACTCGCGGTTCTGATGCTCACCGCGCGGACCGACGAGGTCGATTTCGTCGTCGGTCTGGATGCCGGCGCCGACGACTACGTCGGCAAACCCTTCCGGTTGGCCGAACTGCTGGCACGGGTACGGGCACTGCTGCGTCGGCAACAGAGCGCAGACGTGGTCCTCGATGGAGGAGACATCCAGCTCGACACGCGCGGTCGGCGCGTGCTCGTCGACGGTGCCGACCTCGTGCTGGCCAATCGCGAGTTCGATCTGTTGCGGTTCCTGATGGAACGTCCGGGGCAGGTGGTGAGCCGCGACGAGATCCTGACCGAGGTGTGGGGATCGGCCGATCTGCGGTCGTCGAAGACGCTCGACATGCACATCTCGTGGCTGCGTCGAAAGATCGGCGACGACCAGCACGACCGCCAGCGGCACATCGTCACCGTGCGCGGTGTCGGATTCCGGTTCGACCCCTGA
- a CDS encoding acyl-CoA carboxylase subunit epsilon, which produces MSDTVDTQNDSAAAQPLLRVVRGNPSDEDVAVLASLIAAAAGSSPSGPVDAGPRDDWGRPEDRLRPIWGAPTSFTNLRA; this is translated from the coding sequence ATGAGCGACACCGTCGACACCCAGAACGACTCCGCTGCCGCACAGCCGCTGCTACGCGTCGTGCGTGGCAATCCGAGTGATGAAGACGTCGCCGTCCTCGCGTCGCTGATCGCCGCGGCCGCCGGATCCTCGCCGAGCGGGCCGGTCGATGCCGGCCCGCGCGACGATTGGGGTCGGCCCGAGGACCGGTTGCGTCCCATCTGGGGAGCGCCGACCAGCTTCACCAACCTGAGGGCGTGA
- a CDS encoding acyl-CoA carboxylase subunit beta: protein MTTASRDDGAAPDIHTTAGKLADLRNRLEETKHPVGEAAVDKIHDKGKLTARERITHLLDEGSFVELDALARHRSTNFGLAERRPLGDGVVTGYGTIDGREVCIFSQDATVFGGSLGEVYGEKIVKVMDLAIKTGRPLIGINDGAGARIQEGVVSLGLYGEIFHRNVRASGVIPQISLIMGAAAGGHVYSPALTDFVVMVDQTSQMFITGPDVIKTVTGEDVTMEDLGGAHTHMSKSGTAHYVAQDEEDALEYVKELLGYLPSNNRAEAPRLPVAEPAAGSIEDTLTDEDLELDTLIPDSPNQPYDMHEVIRRILDDDEFLEVQAEYATNVVVGFGRVDGRSVGIVANQPTQFAGCLDIKGSEKAARFVRTCDAFNIPIVTLVDVPGFLPGTDQEYNGIIRRGAKLLYAYGEATVGKITIITRKAYGGAYDVMGSKHMGADVNLAWPTAQIAVMGASGAVGFVYRGQLKEAQANGDDVDALRLQLQQEYEDTLVNPYVAAERGYVDAVIPPSHTRGQVATALRLLERKMVTLPPKKHGNIPL from the coding sequence ATGACGACTGCTTCGCGCGATGACGGCGCCGCTCCCGACATCCACACGACGGCGGGAAAGCTCGCCGATCTGCGTAATCGCCTCGAAGAGACCAAGCACCCGGTGGGCGAGGCCGCGGTCGACAAGATCCACGACAAGGGCAAGCTGACCGCGCGTGAGCGCATCACCCACTTGCTCGACGAGGGGTCGTTCGTCGAATTGGACGCGCTCGCGCGCCACCGCAGCACCAACTTCGGGTTGGCCGAGCGCCGCCCGCTCGGCGACGGCGTGGTGACCGGTTACGGCACCATCGACGGTCGCGAGGTGTGCATCTTCTCGCAGGACGCCACCGTCTTCGGCGGCAGCCTCGGTGAGGTCTACGGCGAGAAGATCGTCAAGGTCATGGATCTCGCGATCAAGACCGGCCGTCCGCTGATCGGCATCAACGACGGCGCAGGCGCCCGCATCCAGGAGGGCGTCGTCTCGCTCGGCCTCTACGGCGAGATCTTCCACCGCAACGTCCGTGCATCCGGTGTCATCCCGCAGATCTCGCTGATCATGGGCGCCGCCGCTGGTGGTCACGTCTACTCGCCCGCGCTCACCGACTTCGTGGTGATGGTCGATCAGACCAGCCAGATGTTCATCACCGGCCCCGACGTCATCAAGACGGTGACCGGCGAGGACGTCACGATGGAGGACCTCGGCGGTGCGCACACCCACATGTCGAAGTCCGGCACCGCCCACTACGTCGCCCAGGACGAAGAGGACGCACTCGAGTACGTGAAGGAACTGCTGGGATACCTCCCCAGCAACAACCGGGCCGAGGCGCCACGCCTCCCGGTCGCGGAGCCGGCCGCCGGGTCCATCGAGGACACCCTGACCGATGAGGACCTCGAACTCGACACCCTGATCCCGGACTCCCCGAACCAGCCTTACGACATGCACGAGGTGATCCGCCGGATCCTCGACGACGACGAGTTCCTCGAGGTCCAGGCCGAGTACGCCACCAACGTGGTGGTCGGCTTCGGCCGCGTCGACGGCCGCAGCGTCGGTATCGTCGCCAACCAGCCGACACAGTTCGCCGGATGTCTCGACATCAAGGGCTCGGAGAAGGCCGCCCGATTCGTCCGCACCTGCGACGCCTTCAACATCCCGATCGTCACCCTGGTCGACGTTCCCGGCTTCCTGCCCGGCACCGATCAGGAGTACAACGGCATCATCCGTCGCGGCGCCAAGTTGCTCTACGCCTACGGCGAGGCCACCGTCGGCAAGATCACCATCATCACCCGCAAGGCCTACGGCGGCGCATACGACGTGATGGGCTCCAAGCACATGGGTGCCGACGTGAACCTCGCGTGGCCGACCGCGCAGATCGCGGTCATGGGCGCGTCGGGTGCCGTCGGGTTCGTCTACCGCGGTCAGCTCAAGGAGGCCCAGGCCAACGGCGACGACGTCGACGCGTTGCGACTCCAGCTGCAGCAGGAGTACGAGGACACGCTGGTGAACCCGTACGTTGCCGCCGAGCGCGGCTACGTCGACGCCGTGATCCCGCCCAGCCACACCCGTGGCCAGGTGGCCACCGCCCTGCGACTGCTGGAGCGCAAGATGGTCACCCTGCCGCCGAAGAAGCATGGGAACATCCCCCTATGA
- a CDS encoding PH domain-containing protein has protein sequence MSYPRENLAPGEEIVLHRHPHWKCLLGPFLVFLLVTAVAGVLAGMVSGSTLDSTVSTVLLIIIGVLWLLGFVWYFVRPLVSWKTTHFVLTDRRVIYRNGILTRSGIDIPIRRINTVEFRHGPIDRMLRTGTLIIESASDEPLSFDDIPQVERVHAMLYHEVLDTHEDAVSDEIGPAGDGHPDRRHDEGVGR, from the coding sequence ATGTCCTACCCACGCGAGAACCTCGCTCCCGGCGAGGAGATCGTCCTGCACCGGCATCCGCACTGGAAATGCCTGCTGGGGCCGTTCCTGGTGTTCCTTCTGGTGACCGCTGTCGCGGGCGTGCTGGCCGGAATGGTCAGCGGGTCAACTCTGGACTCGACCGTCTCGACGGTGCTGCTGATCATCATCGGTGTGCTGTGGCTGCTCGGGTTCGTGTGGTACTTCGTCCGGCCGCTGGTCTCATGGAAGACGACCCATTTCGTCCTCACCGATCGGCGGGTGATCTACCGCAACGGCATTCTCACCAGATCCGGCATCGACATCCCGATCCGGCGGATCAACACCGTCGAGTTCCGGCACGGACCGATTGACCGGATGCTCCGGACGGGCACGCTGATCATCGAGTCGGCATCCGACGAGCCCTTGTCGTTCGACGACATCCCGCAGGTGGAGCGGGTGCACGCGATGCTCTATCACGAGGTCCTCGACACACATGAGGACGCGGTTTCCGACGAGATCGGGCCGGCCGGCGACGGTCACCCCGACCGACGGCACGACGAGGGGGTCGGAAGGTGA
- a CDS encoding HAMP domain-containing sensor histidine kinase codes for MRRRILNTMIAMIVAVGLLLGIPLSVIAWWWVSDNAHQNLDSRLKLISAQLIRQEGARGLVSAGSLDTEAFRLLLPEDGRLTVRYPVGAGAEAETVIGAPIDGATMSDSIALGNAGSLLLEIPLSQVRDDQLAAIGIVALVVASSIAAGTIVAAVTAGRVADPLIDLAGRAAAMAKGDFRSEWKSYGISELDRVSRALGDANSEIALRLEREGEIVGDVSHQLRSRLTAIQLRLDELSLHPDPAVVGEAEAALEQVERLSRELDEMVAASRNDPAVPNHIDVEEMVETLIGDFRAAFAAAGRTISATFNGQTTAVSARPGRLREALSVLVDNALQHGSGMCRLHVDDLPSADMLRITVADEGAGIDDELVGLIFRRGFSAGRGNGVGLSLARALVEADGGRLELTMRRPAVFSIVVPSAHTGESDDTDGDDRDGGPVRGQPSPITRDRVPHR; via the coding sequence ATGCGCCGCCGGATCCTGAACACGATGATCGCCATGATCGTGGCGGTCGGTCTGCTGCTGGGCATCCCGTTGAGCGTGATCGCATGGTGGTGGGTGTCGGACAACGCCCACCAGAACCTGGACTCGCGACTCAAGCTGATCTCCGCGCAGTTGATTCGTCAGGAGGGTGCACGGGGGCTGGTGTCGGCCGGTTCACTGGACACCGAGGCCTTCCGGCTGCTGTTGCCCGAGGACGGTCGTCTGACCGTTCGATATCCGGTCGGCGCGGGTGCCGAGGCCGAGACCGTGATCGGTGCGCCGATCGACGGCGCGACCATGTCGGACTCCATCGCGCTCGGTAACGCCGGATCGCTTCTCCTGGAGATCCCTCTCAGTCAGGTGCGCGACGACCAGCTCGCTGCGATCGGGATCGTCGCGCTCGTGGTCGCGAGTTCGATCGCCGCGGGCACGATCGTGGCAGCGGTCACCGCCGGACGCGTCGCCGACCCGTTGATCGACCTCGCCGGGCGGGCGGCGGCGATGGCGAAGGGCGACTTTCGCTCCGAGTGGAAGTCATATGGGATCAGCGAACTCGACCGGGTGTCCCGCGCGCTCGGCGACGCGAACTCGGAGATCGCCCTGCGCCTAGAGCGGGAGGGCGAGATCGTGGGTGATGTGTCCCATCAGCTGCGCAGCAGGTTGACGGCGATCCAACTCCGCCTCGACGAACTGTCGCTGCACCCGGACCCGGCGGTGGTCGGTGAGGCCGAGGCGGCCCTCGAGCAGGTGGAACGGTTGTCGCGCGAGCTCGACGAGATGGTGGCCGCGTCGCGAAACGATCCAGCGGTGCCCAACCACATCGACGTCGAGGAGATGGTCGAGACGTTGATCGGGGATTTCCGGGCGGCCTTCGCCGCGGCGGGACGAACCATATCGGCGACCTTCAACGGTCAGACCACGGCGGTCAGTGCGCGGCCGGGACGACTGCGTGAGGCGCTGAGTGTGCTGGTGGACAACGCATTGCAGCACGGCTCAGGCATGTGCCGATTGCATGTCGACGACCTCCCGTCCGCCGACATGCTCCGGATCACGGTCGCCGATGAGGGGGCAGGCATCGACGACGAGCTGGTCGGGTTGATCTTCCGGCGTGGATTCTCGGCCGGTCGGGGCAACGGGGTCGGGTTGTCGCTGGCACGCGCGCTCGTCGAGGCCGACGGCGGACGACTCGAGCTGACGATGCGGCGGCCGGCCGTGTTCTCGATCGTGGTGCCCTCGGCACACACCGGTGAGTCCGACGACACCGACGGCGATGATCGCGACGGTGGTCCGGTTCGCGGTCAGCCGTCACCGATCACGCGTGACCGAGTTCCTCATCGTTGA